In the genome of Lycorma delicatula isolate Av1 chromosome 8, ASM4794821v1, whole genome shotgun sequence, one region contains:
- the LOC142329538 gene encoding ARL14 effector protein-like, with translation MSEVLGPCHKSLTFNYGKAFMLLVKELSAMDKELLQRQSGISFNEDADIYSYHKAVLLTKFKFLQKGCCNPIGKELHKARKGLQPIDIDSADRLKALTNYDFKPGQKLWP, from the coding sequence atgagtgaAGTTCTTGGCCCCTGCCACAAGTCTTTAACGTTTAATTATGGAAAAGCTTTTATGTTGCTTGTGAAAGAACTGTCAGCAATGGACAAAGAACTTTTACAGCGGCAATCTGGAATTAGCTTTAATGAAGATGCTGACATATATTCCTATCATAAAGCTGTTTTGCTGACAAAGTTTAAATTCTTACAGAAAGGCTGTTGTAATCCAATTGGAAAAGAGTTGCACAAAGCCAGGAAAGGATTACAGCCTATTGATATTGATTCTGCTGACCGATTAAAAGCTTTAACAAATTATGACTTCAAGCCTGGTCAAAAGTTATGGCCATAA